The Staphylococcus haemolyticus region TTTTTATTATTGTAGGGTCTTGGCAAGCCGAATAAATCTCAAAGGGATGCGCTAAACCAGTTGCTTCTATAAGAATATGACTCGTATCTGTTTGATCAATCAACTGTTTCAATTGGTTAACTAAATCGTTATTTAAATCACAGCATACGCAGCCATTAATTAAAGAATGAATGGAAACATCATTTCCAAGTAATAAACTATCAACGTCAAAAGATCCAAATTCATTCATTATAATTGTTATTTTCTCATCTTTTTTTAATAATTGCTCTATATAATGTTTTAGAAATGTAGTTTTACCACTTCCTAAAAAGCCATTTACGATTGTAATTGATACTTTTTCATTTTTATTATTTATCATTTTAAAATCTCTTTTCTTTTTAAAATTAATTTGAATATGATAATATATGTATTTATTTTAGATTACACTTGATTAAAATAGAAATATCTTCTAGAATTTAAACATACTTTAATTTTAGCATGGCATTGAGACGAAGTGTGTTGCAAGTTATATTTTATACAACATAGACGAAATTTAATCCGAAACATAGAGGGACGGATAGAATGTCTGGAGGAGAACTTTAATGTCTGAACAACATAATTTGAAAGAGCAACTCTGCTTTAGTTTGTACAATGCACAAAGACAAGTTAATCGCTACTATTCAAATAAAGTCTTTAAAAAATACAATCTTACGTACCCACAATTTTTAGTGCTAAGTATTTTATGGGATGAATCTCCTGTAAATGTTAAAAAGGTAGTTACAGAACTAGCTTTAGATACTGGTACTGTATCACCTTTATTAAAAAGAATGGAACAAGTTGACCTCATCAAACGCGAACGTTCTGAAGTTGATCAACGTGAAGTATTTATTCATCTTACTGAGAAAAGCGAAAAATTCAAACCTGAATTAAGCGATGCATCTCAAAAAGTCGCGAATGCTTCTTCTTTAAGTAATGATGAAGTACATGAACTCAATCGTCTATTAGGGAAAGTCATTGATGCTTTTACCGAGTCAAAGTAAAATGACATGCTAATACTAAGCCAATTAAAGTTATTCGTTTCGAATCAAATTACTATATATTTATCAATAACGAAAAGCCTGAGTTATCTATAACAGATACCTCAGGTTTTTCGTTTTAAGACAACGTATGCGTATATTTAAGGTTCTATAATAAATTGGACTGATGACAAAATTCATCAGTCCAATTTTTATGTTTTTGAATAGAAAAAAGGCGCAATTACCTCTATAATTATTAGCTACCAAACAAAATAAAAAAGAAAGGTAATGCGCCTATGTGTAAGTCTATATTAAAAACATTAAGAATTAAAGATAAAAATATCAATTTTTCAGACGAAGTGATTGAGAAAAAATATAAAGGACGAATGAGCCTGTTTTATTATGCCGAGCTCACTTATCAACCTACATATTGTGAAAATTGTTTAGCTAAAAATGATAATTTCTCTATAGTAAAAAATGGTAAGAAAACCTCAACGATTACTTTGCTTAAAATTATGGAAATGCCCGCTTATTTAAATCTTCAAAAACAAAGATTTTATTGTAAAACATGCGATAGTCATTTTACTGCTAAATCTAATATTGTCGACGCTCATTGCTTTATTTCAAATAAAACAAAACTTGCAGTTTTAAATAAAGCACAAGAATGCCGCTCTCAAAAATCTATCGCTAAGTCATGCTTAATATCATCAATGACTGTGTCTAGAGTGATTAATCAAGCGGCAAGCGACGTAGGTCAGTCTTCTTTTGATGCTTTACCTGAACACTTAATGATGGACGAATTTAAAAGTGTTAAAAATGTAACTGGGAAAATGAGCTTTATTTATGCAGATGCTGTATCGCACCGCATCGTAGATGTGGTAGCGGATCGTAAGTTAAAATCGTTAAAAGATCATTTTTATCGCTATTCTTTGAAACTAAGACAAAAAGTCAAAACAGTAACGATTGATATGTATGAACCATATATGTCGCTAATCAAGCAATTATTTCCTAACGCGAAGATTATTATTGATCGTTTTCATATTGTTCAATCCTTAAATCGAGCGTTAAATATGTCTAGAGTTCATGTAATGAATTGTTATAGGGCCTCAAATAGACCGCTTTATAATAAATATAAAAGTTATTGGAAATTATTTCTTAAACCTTTTGAAACGCTAGAGGCATTTAATTATCGTAAAGTCCATTTATTTAAAGAGTGGAAAACTGAAAAAGGCATTGTAAATTACTTATTAGATGTAGATGAAGAATTATATAATACATATCACTACGTTCATGAGCTAAGACGATTTTTAAAAGAAAACCAAATAGAGAAATTTAATCATAAACTCTTTTCTATTCATCTTTCAGATGTGTGTCCTAAATTACGCCCAGTCATTAGAACTTTAAGACGATTAGCAACTTTCATTGAAAATACTATGACATATTCTAACCTGACCAACGGTCCGTTAGAAGGAATTAATAATAAAATCAAACTCATTAAAAGGGTATCTTTTGGTTATAGAAATTATGATAATTTACGTAATAGAATTATTATAACTTCGCGACTATTTGCCTCAACAACAAAAAAAGAGATTAAACAACCTAAGGTTGCTTAATCTCAATATTAGGACTCATCAGTCCGATTTGACATAGAGCCATATTTAAATATTGTCTAATTCATTTTTAATAAACGACTTAAATAATGGTTGCCATGACTTAGTTCATCATAACTTCCTTGTTCTCTAATCTGTCCATCAATAAGAACAACTATCTTGTCGAAATATGGCAGTAATTTTAAATCATGCGTTGCAATTACCAGTGTTTCAACTTGTTCATCAATCAATTGCATCACTTGTTTAGTATTATCCTCATCTAATGCAGTCGTTGGTTCATCTAATAACCATATTGAGGAACCTTTTATTAAAAGTCGTCCTAATGCAATACGTTGCACCTCACCACCTGATAATGTGTTTCCATCTAAAGTGATTGTTTTTTCTAGATCTAGATAGCCTAAATTGAGGCTCGTTAAGACACGTTGAATGACATCATCATTTTTACTAGAGAACATATTGTAACGTAATGTACCATCAAATAATTGTTGTGATTGTAAAAGAACATTAAGCTTTTCAAAGCGAATGTCTTCATCTAGTTGTGATATGTTCTGACCATCGAGAGAAACTTGTCCTTTATCGATATCGTACAAACCACTCATGATTTGTAATAATGTACTTTTTCCTGAACCAGATGGTCCAACAATCGCTACTTTTTCCCCTTTTCCAACAGTTAAATTAATATTGGATAACGTTGGTATTTCTTGATGTTCGTAACTAAATGATACATTCCTAATATTGTATACGTTACTCTGTTTTGTTACCAATGATTGCTTAGATTGATCTACTGGATATGATAGAACATCATTTAAACTATTTAACGCTTCATCAGTATCTGCTTTGTAATATGCAAAGTTACTCATAGGCACTGTTTGTTCGAATAAAGTTAACATCATCAAAACAATACTCGTTAAATACACAACATTTAATTGTCCTTCTTTAACTTGAATAAATCCTAATGCTAAGGTAGCAAATATAGCGATCATTGCGATTATATTTAGCATATAATCATATAAAGTTAAAAATCGCGCTTCTTTCGATTGCATTTTGTCATACGATTCTAATGCATTCATTAAATCTTCACGATAGGCTTCTACATTGTTAAAACGATCTAACTCAGCATAGCCTTCTTTGTAATCGTAAAATTGGGTAATCGTAGTTTGTTGCTGTTGTGCAACTTGTTGCTTTAATTTGCCTACACGTTTAGCACTCAACCACGGTACAAGCCAAAGTGAACAGAACATACTTATAATGATAACTATAGCATGCATAACACTAAAATATACCAATGTTACTGCTGCAATAATTGCTGTGAAACCAATGACAACCGGTGGATAAAAGACTCTTAAATAGATGTTTTGTAAAGCTTCTACTTTGCTTATCATTTTAGTCAATAAATCAGCGGATGAATATTGGCGATATAAATTAGGTACTCTAGGGATTAATTTTTCTAAAAATTGAACCCGAACATCTCGTAACATTGTAAATGTCGTTTTGTGTGATAGTAAACGCTCCCCATATCTTGCAATCGCACGTATAAACCCGAACAACTTAACCGATACAACTAACACCATTAATGCATATAAAGGTGCGCCTAAAGCACTTTGAGTTACCATGTAACCACTTAAGAAGAACATTGCTAATGCAACGACACTCCCAATAACACCCGTCAATATTGCTAATATTAAATCTTTGTCAGGTCGAAATCGAATTTGTGGTTTCACACTAAGTCACCACCTTTTTCAAGTCTTACAGAAATCGTTTGATCATCTTCAACTAAGTAACCATCTTTTATAAATAATCGTCGCGTTGCTTGACGAATCGTTGAATCGCGATGGGCAATCATAATCATCGTTACCCCTTCAAAATGTTGTGCGACTACTTGTTGAATAACAGTTTCAGTCTCTAAATCCAGGCCAGTGGTAGGTTCATCAAAAACAACAATATCAGGATTCATTAATAACACCCTTGATAACTCAATACGACGCATTTGTCCGCCTGATAGCATTTCTCCACCTTCACCTATTCTGCTATGAATACCATTTTTTAGAGACATTACCTTTTCTTTTAGTCCAACCATCTCTAACACATGAAGAATTTGGTCGTCATCAACTTTTTTAAACATTGCTATGTTGTCTTTAATTGATGCTGAAAAAATATAAGGATTTTGACTTAGCATTCCAATTTGATTAACACATTTGTTAAAAGATACATGCCCACTCGTCGGACGTACTATTTGAGTAAGTAATTTGGCTAAAGTCGTTTTACCTGCACCACTTGGTCCTACAATAGCTACATTTTCACCCTTATCTATCTTGAGCGATATATCACGAATGGCATAAGAAGGACTATTCGGATACTGATAATTGACGTTGCGCATCTTAATAAGAGATTCTTGTTGCTCTTTTACTATTTCTTGATTAGTAAGCGGTGTGTTTTCAGAATCTAAAAATTCAAAAACTACATCAATTGCACCCTCACTTTGTTTACCTGTGTGGAAAGCTTGTCCTAAATCTTTAATAGCATTATAAAATTCAGGAGCTAATATAATTGCAATAGCTGCTGTTTTAAAATCAATATTATGAAAGACAACAAGACTTAATGCTGCTTCTAATGCAACCAATCCAATACCAAGCATACTTATGAATTCGAGCATCAAACTTGATAAAAATGCACTTTTTAATATGCGCATCGTTAAATCTCGAAATTGTGTACTATCTTCATATACTTGCTTTTTCGTGTGGGCTGTCTGTCTAAAAAGTTTAAGTGTAATGAGTCCCTTAGAAACATTAAGAAAACGTTGACTAAACTGATTTAAATACGTCATTTGATCTTTTGATTCATCACGTGTTTTAAGTCCAAAAATAATATAAAAAAGTGGAATAAAGGGTGCTGTAACTATCATTATTAATGCGGTATTTAAATGAATAAAACACATTGCTATGATAATCATTAAAGGGATCATCATAGATTTAAAGACCTGTGGCAAATAATTTTTAAAAAACGGGGATAGTCCGTCTATTGTCTCTGTTAAAATATTAATTTGCGTTCCTGTTGCAATAGTTGATTCTTTCAAAACAACTTCTCGACGCAATTGATGTTTAACTTTGCCAGCTAACATATCACCTAATCGTAAATTAATCATATTCAATGTTGCTCTAAGAATTAAAACGATTAAGATGATAATCAATAGTGAATTTACAGAACTCAAATGATTGTAAAGCACTCGATCTAAAAAACTCGCAATACTTATATTCTGAACCACTACTGTTATTGCTAAGAACATACTTACAATTCCCATAGATAATGGAAATACTTTATATTTAAAGACTAAATTCATTAGTTTTTTCACTTTATCTTCACCTAATTTATTATTATAAAAGGTTCTCAATTGTTTATCATTTAATATCTTTTAAAAAACAGTGACAAAATAATGAACATACAATCTCATTCTTAAGTCCGTTGCGGTAAGTTAGTTATATCAGTAAATTAGTAAAGGTACTGCGATATATTTTATATAAATTCAATTATTAGTTATCTCATTATTATTAGCGTTGATTTGATGCGTTATGATATTATAGAAAAGTGAATTTTGACAACAATATATTTAAAGACAACAATATTTTAAATTTTTAATAAAAGAAAGAGGTTACTTATGATTATTATCGAGTTTATAAAGGGCCTTATCTTAGGTATTGTCGAAGGTTTAACTGAATTTGCTCCAGTTTCATCTACAGGTCATATGATTCTAGTGGATGATATGTGGTTAAAATCGACTGAATTTCTAGGTCCTCATTCAGCTTTTACATTTAAAGTCGTAATTCAATTAGGTTCTGTTTTTGCTGCGGCATGGGTGTTCCGTGAGCGCTATTTCGAAATGTTACATATTGGCAAATATAGAAATAGTTCAATAAACGAGGAGTTTCGTTCTAAACCACGTCGATTAAATTTACTACACGTATTAGTCGGTATGATTCCAGCTGGTATATTAGGTGTGTTATTCGACGATTTTATTGAAGCGCATTTATTTAGTGTTCCTACTGTAATGATTGGTTTATTCTTAGGTGCAATTTATATGATTATTGCAGACAAATATAGTAAAAAAGTTCAAAATCCTAAGTCAGTTGACCAAATCAATTATGTTCAAGCATTCGTAATTGGTATCTCTCAAGCGGTAGCAATGTGGCCTGGTTTCAGTAGATCTGGGTCTACGATCTCAACAGGTGTCTTGATGAAGTTAGATCATAAGTCTGCTTCTGACTTTACCTTCATTATGGCTGTACCTATTATGCTAGCTGCAAGTGCACTATCATTAGTTAAAAACTATCAATATATTGAACTTGCACATATTCCATTTTACTTAATTGGATTCTTGGCTGCCTTTATTGTTGGCTTGATTGCAATCAAAACATTCTTACACTTAATTAATAAAGTTAAGTTAGTACCATTTGCAATTTATCGAATCGTATTGGTAATAATTATAGCCATTCTTTACTTCGGCTTTGGAATTGGTCAAGGCATTTCAGGTTAATTATAAATCAATCTAATAATGGCTTTACGCCACATAACATCGTCAAAGATTTAATCTTTGGCGATTTTTTTAGTCAATGAGCTGACTAAAACACTCTCTTAACCTACCTAGTTTTACTCAAGTTA contains the following coding sequences:
- a CDS encoding MarR family winged helix-turn-helix transcriptional regulator translates to MSEQHNLKEQLCFSLYNAQRQVNRYYSNKVFKKYNLTYPQFLVLSILWDESPVNVKKVVTELALDTGTVSPLLKRMEQVDLIKRERSEVDQREVFIHLTEKSEKFKPELSDASQKVANASSLSNDEVHELNRLLGKVIDAFTESK
- a CDS encoding ISL3 family transposase, whose protein sequence is MCKSILKTLRIKDKNINFSDEVIEKKYKGRMSLFYYAELTYQPTYCENCLAKNDNFSIVKNGKKTSTITLLKIMEMPAYLNLQKQRFYCKTCDSHFTAKSNIVDAHCFISNKTKLAVLNKAQECRSQKSIAKSCLISSMTVSRVINQAASDVGQSSFDALPEHLMMDEFKSVKNVTGKMSFIYADAVSHRIVDVVADRKLKSLKDHFYRYSLKLRQKVKTVTIDMYEPYMSLIKQLFPNAKIIIDRFHIVQSLNRALNMSRVHVMNCYRASNRPLYNKYKSYWKLFLKPFETLEAFNYRKVHLFKEWKTEKGIVNYLLDVDEELYNTYHYVHELRRFLKENQIEKFNHKLFSIHLSDVCPKLRPVIRTLRRLATFIENTMTYSNLTNGPLEGINNKIKLIKRVSFGYRNYDNLRNRIIITSRLFASTTKKEIKQPKVA
- a CDS encoding amino acid ABC transporter ATP-binding/permease protein, whose amino-acid sequence is MKPQIRFRPDKDLILAILTGVIGSVVALAMFFLSGYMVTQSALGAPLYALMVLVVSVKLFGFIRAIARYGERLLSHKTTFTMLRDVRVQFLEKLIPRVPNLYRQYSSADLLTKMISKVEALQNIYLRVFYPPVVIGFTAIIAAVTLVYFSVMHAIVIIISMFCSLWLVPWLSAKRVGKLKQQVAQQQQTTITQFYDYKEGYAELDRFNNVEAYREDLMNALESYDKMQSKEARFLTLYDYMLNIIAMIAIFATLALGFIQVKEGQLNVVYLTSIVLMMLTLFEQTVPMSNFAYYKADTDEALNSLNDVLSYPVDQSKQSLVTKQSNVYNIRNVSFSYEHQEIPTLSNINLTVGKGEKVAIVGPSGSGKSTLLQIMSGLYDIDKGQVSLDGQNISQLDEDIRFEKLNVLLQSQQLFDGTLRYNMFSSKNDDVIQRVLTSLNLGYLDLEKTITLDGNTLSGGEVQRIALGRLLIKGSSIWLLDEPTTALDEDNTKQVMQLIDEQVETLVIATHDLKLLPYFDKIVVLIDGQIREQGSYDELSHGNHYLSRLLKMN
- a CDS encoding ABC transporter ATP-binding protein/permease, with product MKKLMNLVFKYKVFPLSMGIVSMFLAITVVVQNISIASFLDRVLYNHLSSVNSLLIIILIVLILRATLNMINLRLGDMLAGKVKHQLRREVVLKESTIATGTQINILTETIDGLSPFFKNYLPQVFKSMMIPLMIIIAMCFIHLNTALIMIVTAPFIPLFYIIFGLKTRDESKDQMTYLNQFSQRFLNVSKGLITLKLFRQTAHTKKQVYEDSTQFRDLTMRILKSAFLSSLMLEFISMLGIGLVALEAALSLVVFHNIDFKTAAIAIILAPEFYNAIKDLGQAFHTGKQSEGAIDVVFEFLDSENTPLTNQEIVKEQQESLIKMRNVNYQYPNSPSYAIRDISLKIDKGENVAIVGPSGAGKTTLAKLLTQIVRPTSGHVSFNKCVNQIGMLSQNPYIFSASIKDNIAMFKKVDDDQILHVLEMVGLKEKVMSLKNGIHSRIGEGGEMLSGGQMRRIELSRVLLMNPDIVVFDEPTTGLDLETETVIQQVVAQHFEGVTMIMIAHRDSTIRQATRRLFIKDGYLVEDDQTISVRLEKGGDLV
- a CDS encoding undecaprenyl-diphosphate phosphatase, translating into MIIIEFIKGLILGIVEGLTEFAPVSSTGHMILVDDMWLKSTEFLGPHSAFTFKVVIQLGSVFAAAWVFRERYFEMLHIGKYRNSSINEEFRSKPRRLNLLHVLVGMIPAGILGVLFDDFIEAHLFSVPTVMIGLFLGAIYMIIADKYSKKVQNPKSVDQINYVQAFVIGISQAVAMWPGFSRSGSTISTGVLMKLDHKSASDFTFIMAVPIMLAASALSLVKNYQYIELAHIPFYLIGFLAAFIVGLIAIKTFLHLINKVKLVPFAIYRIVLVIIIAILYFGFGIGQGISG